AGAACGGTGAAAGCCATTCGGGAAGATTACATAGCAGCGTCTGCTTCTGGAATCAATGTTACTTATTATAAAGTGCTTACCTTTACCGTAGCCGCTTTCTTTGCAGGAATCGGCGGAGGTGTTTATGCCCATTATATGACAGCCATGATTCCCACCAACTTTAACTTTATGTACTCTGCGGAGCTTCTCTCGGAGGTAATTATCGGAGGGATCGGCTCCATTACCGGGTCCATAATCGGTGCGGCTTTTCTTTCTTCTCTTCCGGAGATGATGCGCCAGTTCTCCCAGTATCGTATGCTGGCATACTCTGTAGTACTGGTACTGGTCATGGTATTCAAACCGGGCGGTATCTTTGGAGCGTGGGAATTTTCCCTCATTCGTGTATATGAACGGCTGACAGGCAGAAAAGGCGGTTGGGAAAAGAACCGGAAAAAAACAGAAGGAGGTGTATAAATATGACAGGAGCAGAAGGAGCCATGCCGGTATTAAAAGCACAGAACCTGGGAATCCAGTTCGGCGGATTAAAAGCGGTGGACAGTTTCAATATGGAGATCGGAGAATCAGAGCTGGTAGGGCTGATTGGTCCAAACGGTGCTGGAAAAACCACAGTGTTTAATCTGATCACCGGTGTTTATAAACCGACGGAAGGATCCTTTTACTTAAATGGCCAGTCCATGAATGGGAAAAAGACTCATCAGATTGTTGAAGCAGGAATTGCAAGAACATTCCAGAATATCCGATTATTTAAGAAAATGACCGTAATCGATAATGTAAAGGCAGCCATGAGTGCCAAGCTTTCCTACAATCTGTTCCATGCCGTTTTTCGTACACCGGCTTACTGGAAGCAGGAAAAAGAACTGACAAAAAGAGCCGGGGAGCTGCTTAAAATCGTGCATCTAAGTGGAAAAGAAGATTATGAAGCAGGTAATCTTCCTTACGGAGAACAGAGGCGTCTGGAGATAGCAAGAGCCCTGGCTACGGATATGAAACTCCTTCTTCTTGATGAGCCTGCGGCAGGGATGAACCCGACAGAAACGGAAGAACTCCTGGAGATAATCAACTATATTCGTGATGAATTTAAGATTTCCGTGCTTCTTATCGAGCATGACATGAGCCTGGTCATGAAAATCTGCGAACGGATTTCTGTCCTTGATTTCGGTACTACCATTGCATCCGGGACCCCGGAGGAGATTGCCAATCATCCAAAGGTCATTGAAGCCTATCTGGGAAAAGACGATGAGGAGGTAGAGAAAGATGCTTAAAGTAAAGGATCTGGCAGTATCTTACGGAGCCATTGAAGCCATTCATGGGGCATCCCTGGAAGTTCATGATGGAGAAATCGTTTCCCTTATCGGAGCCAATGGAGCTGGAAAAACCACTATTTTAAGAACTATTTCAGGATTAAAAAAAGCTGATAAGGGAGAGATACTCTTTGACGGAGTCAATTTATTAAAAACAGAACCC
This genomic stretch from Lacrimispora sphenoides harbors:
- a CDS encoding ABC transporter ATP-binding protein — translated: MPVLKAQNLGIQFGGLKAVDSFNMEIGESELVGLIGPNGAGKTTVFNLITGVYKPTEGSFYLNGQSMNGKKTHQIVEAGIARTFQNIRLFKKMTVIDNVKAAMSAKLSYNLFHAVFRTPAYWKQEKELTKRAGELLKIVHLSGKEDYEAGNLPYGEQRRLEIARALATDMKLLLLDEPAAGMNPTETEELLEIINYIRDEFKISVLLIEHDMSLVMKICERISVLDFGTTIASGTPEEIANHPKVIEAYLGKDDEEVEKDA